A genomic region of Runella rosea contains the following coding sequences:
- the hppD gene encoding 4-hydroxyphenylpyruvate dioxygenase, producing the protein METLIADIEASSTETADFLPLNGTDYLEMYVGNARQSAHYFQTAFGFQPLAHAGLETGLRDRESYVVQQGKIRLMLTSPLVGRTAIGQHIDTHGDGVRVVALWVDDATYSFEQTVSRGAKPYFEPVVEEDAFGKVVRSGIHTYGDTVHVFVERKAYNGVFLPGFKPWNPVYRPSETGLKYVDHMVGNVGWNEMLPWVDFYANVMGFNQLVSFDDKDISTDYTALMSKVMSNGNGRIKFPINEPAEGKKKSQVEEYLDFYGGAGIQHIAVATDDIIHTVNQLQSRGVEFLRIPSAYYDDLLGRVGHIDEDLAPLRELGILVDRDEEGYLLQIFTKPIMPRPTLFFEIIQRKGAKSFGKGNFKALFEAIEREQELRGTL; encoded by the coding sequence ATGGAAACACTCATTGCAGATATTGAAGCTTCATCAACCGAAACCGCCGATTTTTTACCCCTCAACGGCACCGATTACCTAGAAATGTACGTAGGCAATGCTCGGCAGTCAGCTCACTATTTTCAGACAGCTTTTGGTTTTCAACCTTTGGCCCATGCGGGTCTCGAAACGGGCTTGCGCGACCGTGAGTCGTACGTGGTGCAGCAGGGTAAAATACGGCTGATGCTTACCTCTCCGTTGGTCGGACGGACTGCCATTGGTCAACACATCGACACCCACGGCGACGGGGTAAGAGTCGTTGCGTTGTGGGTAGACGATGCTACTTATTCTTTTGAACAGACAGTCAGTCGTGGGGCTAAGCCTTACTTTGAGCCAGTTGTTGAAGAGGATGCTTTTGGTAAAGTGGTACGCTCGGGTATTCATACCTACGGGGATACGGTTCATGTTTTTGTAGAGCGCAAAGCTTATAATGGTGTCTTTTTGCCTGGATTTAAGCCTTGGAATCCTGTATATCGACCGTCAGAAACGGGGTTAAAATATGTAGATCACATGGTCGGAAATGTAGGCTGGAACGAAATGTTGCCGTGGGTAGATTTTTACGCCAACGTCATGGGATTCAATCAATTGGTGTCGTTTGATGACAAGGATATTTCGACTGACTACACCGCCCTGATGAGCAAAGTGATGAGCAATGGAAACGGTCGCATCAAATTTCCCATCAACGAACCCGCCGAGGGAAAGAAAAAATCGCAGGTAGAGGAATATTTGGATTTTTATGGCGGTGCAGGAATTCAGCACATTGCTGTCGCCACAGACGACATCATCCATACCGTAAACCAGTTACAAAGTCGCGGGGTGGAGTTTTTGCGAATACCGAGCGCTTATTACGATGATTTACTCGGTCGGGTAGGGCACATTGATGAAGATTTGGCACCGTTGCGAGAACTGGGTATTTTGGTTGACCGAGACGAAGAAGGCTATTTACTCCAGATTTTCACGAAACCCATCATGCCGCGTCCGACGTTGTTCTTCGAAATCATTCAGCGTAAAGGCGCTAAATCGTTTGGAAAGGGCAATTTTAAGGCCTTGTTTGAAGCCATTGAACGAGAACAAGAACTGCGCGGAACGCTGTAA